The following are encoded in a window of Arctopsyche grandis isolate Sample6627 chromosome 4, ASM5162203v2, whole genome shotgun sequence genomic DNA:
- the LOC143910206 gene encoding OTU domain-containing protein 7A-like isoform X1 — protein MGLRPLSRAPAPPSTMTALSPIPPKMETNLVCELKKQTGASEELCYTLLEGQGWDITSALVAYMQLADLEKEHSKDRLDEGSRYNISGSWRATHDTPGEDCVDGTAPSTTFVQPATVKIDNVSNSKPVLQKTAAVDFDCKKLVRGISRATENENIVSQVRSECAQDVSNDKNPNVDQFYIDTPEYTFTLPDITIYSDEFRKFLEKDLLETSTLVSLEQSGRLNWWNTTGAARLWPLSTCGDGNCLPHAASLGLWGFHDRLLTLRKLLHNALLYAPWRHALQRRWRWTQTRQHLQSGLVLSASEWEAEWSALVARAAPANHSLEEIHVFALAHTLRRPIIVIADVLLRDLNGEAMAPIPFGGVYLPLECSPEDCHKSPLLLAYDMGHFSALVIMETQTSGKSSPPLPPVIPLSDSNGCLLPIQFSVDPGEEFQWNKDENDQKIINRLVLSERDQINLLSEYLEVVYLTPSSSPGQEEPDIVDLCEDDITNKFSEVLTINTDVEQSDHPIFDNKSKTAKQIHSVAKQFGSIGKSMSNKLKKNLGSITKITNKSANKKSNNFSSIRYKFLCCQLRAKRHAIQDQMVKNYLEYAEYRFLNSEQMKEKQDVERRHFETLRLREQAMLEGPLKCINAGCEQYGTALTSYMCPNCFQKQRQHELYEAQNHVNSTNNRQNGMLRYNTGKSKFYVESDNESHDTIRRMPPTSVINTDQTLYLSKSTFYNDTGRPSMMSARSVNNLDKPREKDWKNTSSDNLVNIRSESKKEKSKRSTMPAKVHAATEAYKPGWDSLPIHDESDALDIFDGPQPCRTPFCTFYGNPSTNYLCSKCCEMENTNQLLKLHKS, from the exons ATGGGACTCCGCCCCCTGAGTCGCGCCCCCGCGCCCCCATCAACAATGACTGCCCTCAGCCCCATAC cTCCAAAAATGGAAACCAATTTAGTATGTGAACTCAAAAAGCAGACTGGCGCTTCTGAGGAATTGTGCTACACTTTGTTAGAAGGGCAAGGATGGGATATCACATCAGCGCTTGTGGCATACATGCAATTAGCTG ATTTAGAAAAAGAACATTCAAAAGACAGACTGGATGAAGGTTCACGTTACAATATATCAGGAAGTTGGCGCGCAACGCATGACACACCTGGTGAAGATTGCGTAGATGGAACTGCTCCGAGCACCACCTTTGTACAACCCGCTACTGTTAAAATTGATAATGTTTCAAATTCCAAACCCGTTTTACAAAAGACAGCAGCTGTAGATTTCGATT GTAAAAAATTAGTGAGAGGAATATCGAGGGCGACTGAGAATGAAAATATCGTATCGCAAGTTCGATCTGAGTGTGCACAGGATGTTTCTAATGATAAAAATCCTAATGTTGACCAATTTTACATTGATACACCGGAATATACCTTTACCCTTCCGGATATTACCATTTATTCAGACGAATTCAG AAAATTCTTAGAAAAAGACTTATTAGAGACTTCTACGCTAGTTTCGCTAGAACAGAGTGGACGTCTCAATTGGTGGAATACGACCGGTGCTGCGAGACTATGGCCTCTTTCCACTTGCGGTGATGGTAACTGTTTACCGCATGCTGCGTCTCTTGGTTTGTGGGGATTTCACGACCGCTTATTGACGCTGAGAAAATTATTGCATAATGCTTTACTTTATGCACCGTGGAGGCATGCTTTACAGAGACGATGGAGATGGACACAGActag ACAACATTTACAGTCTGGATTAGTTTTGAGCGCGTCAGAATGGGAAGCTGAATGGTCTGCATTAGTCGCTCGTGCTGCACCTGCTAATCACAGTTTGGAAGAAATACACGTTTTTGCGTTGGCTCATACCTTACGACGACCCATTATAGTAATCGCTGATGTTTTATTGAGG gATTTGAACGGAGAAGCGATGGCTCCGATTCCGTTTGGTGGAGTATATTTGCCTCTCGAATGCTCTCCTGAAGATTGTCACAAATCCCCGCTTTTATTAGCATACGATATGGGTCATTTTTCTGCCCTCGTCATAATGGAAACTCAAACTTCTGGTAAATCTAGTCCTCCCTTACCACCTGTCATCCCGTTGAGCGATTCTAATGGCTGTCTCCTACCCATACAATTCTCTGTCGATCCCGGTGAAGAATTTCAATGGAATAAAGATGAAAATGATCAGAAAATAATCAACCGATTAGTCCTGTCGGAAAGAGATCAAATAAATCTATTATCGGAATATTTAGAGGTCGTATATTTAACACCATCGTCCAGTCCCGGTCAGGAAGAACCGGATATAGTCGATTTGTGCGAAGACGACATTACTAATAAATTCTCTGAAGTGCTAACAATAAACACCGACGTCGAACAGTCTGATCATCCAATATTTGACAATAAAAGCAAAACGGCTAAGCAAATTCATTCGGTAGCTAAGCAATTCGGAAGCATTGGAAAATCTATGAGCAATAAATTAAAGAAGAATCTTGGCTCTATCACTAAAATAACTAACAAATCGGCcaataaaaaaagcaacaatTTTTCATCTATCAGATACAAGTTCCTGTGCTGTCAACTAAGAGCTAAACGACACGCCATTCAAGACCAAATGGTCAAAAATTATTTGGAGTATGCCGAGTATAGATTTTTGAACTCCGAACAAATGAAAGAAAAGCAAGATGTTGAACGAAGACACTTTGAAACGCTCAGACTCAGAGAGCAGGCGATGTTAGAGGGACCGTTGAAGTGTATCAACGCTGGTTGCGAACAATATGGAACGGCTCTCACCAGCTACATGTGTCCTAACTGCTTCCAAAAGCAGCGACAGCACGAATTGTACGAGGCGCAAAATCACGTAAACTCGACAAACAACCGACAAAATGGCATGCTACGCTATAATACCGGAAAGTCGAAATTTTACGTAGAATCTGACAATGAATCTCACGACACCATAAGACGGATGCCGCCTACGTCTGTCATAAACACCGATCAGACTTTGTACTTGTCCAAATCGACATTTTACAACGACACGGGCAGACCGTCTATGATGAGCGCCAGGTCTGTCAACAATTTGGACAAACCACGAGAGAAAGACTGGAAGAACACGTCGAGCGATAACCTAGTTAATATACGCAGTGAGAGTAAGAAGGAGAAGAGTAAGAGGAGTACGATGCCGGCGAAGGTCCACGCCGCGACCGAGGCCTACAAGCCGGGATGGGACAGTCTTCCGATTCACGACGAGTCTGACGCTTTAGATATATTCGATGGACCGCAGCCGTGCAGGACCCCGTTCTGCACGTTCTATGGAAACCCGTCGACCAATTACTTGTGTTCCAAATGTTGTGAAATGGAGAACACCAATCAACTACTGAAACTCCACAAATCGTAA
- the LOC143910206 gene encoding OTU domain-containing protein 7A-like isoform X2, giving the protein METNLVCELKKQTGASEELCYTLLEGQGWDITSALVAYMQLADLEKEHSKDRLDEGSRYNISGSWRATHDTPGEDCVDGTAPSTTFVQPATVKIDNVSNSKPVLQKTAAVDFDCKKLVRGISRATENENIVSQVRSECAQDVSNDKNPNVDQFYIDTPEYTFTLPDITIYSDEFRKFLEKDLLETSTLVSLEQSGRLNWWNTTGAARLWPLSTCGDGNCLPHAASLGLWGFHDRLLTLRKLLHNALLYAPWRHALQRRWRWTQTRQHLQSGLVLSASEWEAEWSALVARAAPANHSLEEIHVFALAHTLRRPIIVIADVLLRDLNGEAMAPIPFGGVYLPLECSPEDCHKSPLLLAYDMGHFSALVIMETQTSGKSSPPLPPVIPLSDSNGCLLPIQFSVDPGEEFQWNKDENDQKIINRLVLSERDQINLLSEYLEVVYLTPSSSPGQEEPDIVDLCEDDITNKFSEVLTINTDVEQSDHPIFDNKSKTAKQIHSVAKQFGSIGKSMSNKLKKNLGSITKITNKSANKKSNNFSSIRYKFLCCQLRAKRHAIQDQMVKNYLEYAEYRFLNSEQMKEKQDVERRHFETLRLREQAMLEGPLKCINAGCEQYGTALTSYMCPNCFQKQRQHELYEAQNHVNSTNNRQNGMLRYNTGKSKFYVESDNESHDTIRRMPPTSVINTDQTLYLSKSTFYNDTGRPSMMSARSVNNLDKPREKDWKNTSSDNLVNIRSESKKEKSKRSTMPAKVHAATEAYKPGWDSLPIHDESDALDIFDGPQPCRTPFCTFYGNPSTNYLCSKCCEMENTNQLLKLHKS; this is encoded by the exons ATGGAAACCAATTTAGTATGTGAACTCAAAAAGCAGACTGGCGCTTCTGAGGAATTGTGCTACACTTTGTTAGAAGGGCAAGGATGGGATATCACATCAGCGCTTGTGGCATACATGCAATTAGCTG ATTTAGAAAAAGAACATTCAAAAGACAGACTGGATGAAGGTTCACGTTACAATATATCAGGAAGTTGGCGCGCAACGCATGACACACCTGGTGAAGATTGCGTAGATGGAACTGCTCCGAGCACCACCTTTGTACAACCCGCTACTGTTAAAATTGATAATGTTTCAAATTCCAAACCCGTTTTACAAAAGACAGCAGCTGTAGATTTCGATT GTAAAAAATTAGTGAGAGGAATATCGAGGGCGACTGAGAATGAAAATATCGTATCGCAAGTTCGATCTGAGTGTGCACAGGATGTTTCTAATGATAAAAATCCTAATGTTGACCAATTTTACATTGATACACCGGAATATACCTTTACCCTTCCGGATATTACCATTTATTCAGACGAATTCAG AAAATTCTTAGAAAAAGACTTATTAGAGACTTCTACGCTAGTTTCGCTAGAACAGAGTGGACGTCTCAATTGGTGGAATACGACCGGTGCTGCGAGACTATGGCCTCTTTCCACTTGCGGTGATGGTAACTGTTTACCGCATGCTGCGTCTCTTGGTTTGTGGGGATTTCACGACCGCTTATTGACGCTGAGAAAATTATTGCATAATGCTTTACTTTATGCACCGTGGAGGCATGCTTTACAGAGACGATGGAGATGGACACAGActag ACAACATTTACAGTCTGGATTAGTTTTGAGCGCGTCAGAATGGGAAGCTGAATGGTCTGCATTAGTCGCTCGTGCTGCACCTGCTAATCACAGTTTGGAAGAAATACACGTTTTTGCGTTGGCTCATACCTTACGACGACCCATTATAGTAATCGCTGATGTTTTATTGAGG gATTTGAACGGAGAAGCGATGGCTCCGATTCCGTTTGGTGGAGTATATTTGCCTCTCGAATGCTCTCCTGAAGATTGTCACAAATCCCCGCTTTTATTAGCATACGATATGGGTCATTTTTCTGCCCTCGTCATAATGGAAACTCAAACTTCTGGTAAATCTAGTCCTCCCTTACCACCTGTCATCCCGTTGAGCGATTCTAATGGCTGTCTCCTACCCATACAATTCTCTGTCGATCCCGGTGAAGAATTTCAATGGAATAAAGATGAAAATGATCAGAAAATAATCAACCGATTAGTCCTGTCGGAAAGAGATCAAATAAATCTATTATCGGAATATTTAGAGGTCGTATATTTAACACCATCGTCCAGTCCCGGTCAGGAAGAACCGGATATAGTCGATTTGTGCGAAGACGACATTACTAATAAATTCTCTGAAGTGCTAACAATAAACACCGACGTCGAACAGTCTGATCATCCAATATTTGACAATAAAAGCAAAACGGCTAAGCAAATTCATTCGGTAGCTAAGCAATTCGGAAGCATTGGAAAATCTATGAGCAATAAATTAAAGAAGAATCTTGGCTCTATCACTAAAATAACTAACAAATCGGCcaataaaaaaagcaacaatTTTTCATCTATCAGATACAAGTTCCTGTGCTGTCAACTAAGAGCTAAACGACACGCCATTCAAGACCAAATGGTCAAAAATTATTTGGAGTATGCCGAGTATAGATTTTTGAACTCCGAACAAATGAAAGAAAAGCAAGATGTTGAACGAAGACACTTTGAAACGCTCAGACTCAGAGAGCAGGCGATGTTAGAGGGACCGTTGAAGTGTATCAACGCTGGTTGCGAACAATATGGAACGGCTCTCACCAGCTACATGTGTCCTAACTGCTTCCAAAAGCAGCGACAGCACGAATTGTACGAGGCGCAAAATCACGTAAACTCGACAAACAACCGACAAAATGGCATGCTACGCTATAATACCGGAAAGTCGAAATTTTACGTAGAATCTGACAATGAATCTCACGACACCATAAGACGGATGCCGCCTACGTCTGTCATAAACACCGATCAGACTTTGTACTTGTCCAAATCGACATTTTACAACGACACGGGCAGACCGTCTATGATGAGCGCCAGGTCTGTCAACAATTTGGACAAACCACGAGAGAAAGACTGGAAGAACACGTCGAGCGATAACCTAGTTAATATACGCAGTGAGAGTAAGAAGGAGAAGAGTAAGAGGAGTACGATGCCGGCGAAGGTCCACGCCGCGACCGAGGCCTACAAGCCGGGATGGGACAGTCTTCCGATTCACGACGAGTCTGACGCTTTAGATATATTCGATGGACCGCAGCCGTGCAGGACCCCGTTCTGCACGTTCTATGGAAACCCGTCGACCAATTACTTGTGTTCCAAATGTTGTGAAATGGAGAACACCAATCAACTACTGAAACTCCACAAATCGTAA